In one Bacillus sp. PK3_68 genomic region, the following are encoded:
- a CDS encoding GNAT family protein: MNIKTKRLLIRKFTFEDWQAVYEYTSEVNVMKYIPEGVLTKEDVKEFINKNKDDAAEKFAVVLIDENIVIGHIVFLKYFGEHTYEIGWVFNPKYHNRGYASEAARAVLKFGFEKMKLHRIIATCQPENIPSYRVMEKIGMRREGYFKKCIPKENEWWDEYYYAILEEEWKIDSVKL; this comes from the coding sequence ATGAACATAAAAACAAAAAGGTTATTAATACGTAAATTTACATTCGAGGATTGGCAAGCTGTCTATGAATATACTTCTGAGGTTAATGTAATGAAATACATACCAGAAGGTGTTTTGACTAAAGAAGATGTAAAAGAATTTATAAATAAAAACAAGGATGATGCGGCTGAGAAATTTGCTGTTGTATTAATAGACGAGAATATTGTTATTGGACACATCGTTTTTTTAAAGTATTTTGGTGAGCATACTTATGAGATTGGGTGGGTGTTTAACCCAAAATATCACAATAGAGGATATGCTTCTGAAGCAGCACGAGCGGTTTTAAAATTTGGTTTTGAAAAAATGAAGTTACATAGGATTATCGCAACGTGTCAACCAGAGAATATTCCATCATATCGAGTTATGGAGAAGATTGGAATGAGAAGGGAAGGATATTTTAAAAAATGTATCCCAAAGGAAAATGAATGGTGGGATGAGTATTATTACGCTATTCTAGAGGAAGAGTGGAAAATAGATAGTGTAAAGTTGTAA
- a CDS encoding DUF421 domain-containing protein encodes MSVPELVLRLSISFITLLVLTRLIGRKEISQMTFFNFVSAISIGTIGASLAIDNSLSIRNGLISLLGWSAFTIFLGFLDIKSKNARYAIVGQPIILIRKGKIMENTLRKARLDINSLNTLLRKKNVFSTSDVDYAIFETDGTLSVIKKEPKQTLIESGMNTPKTNTDFFPLPMSVISDGEIDKKNLEKLNLNEEWLDQQLQSAGINSISDVFYAEVQKDGSLYIDNKNDVFH; translated from the coding sequence ATGTCGGTTCCAGAACTAGTTCTAAGGCTTTCTATTTCTTTTATTACTTTATTAGTTTTAACAAGGCTTATTGGAAGAAAAGAAATTTCCCAAATGACCTTTTTTAACTTTGTATCTGCTATTTCAATCGGTACTATAGGGGCTTCTCTTGCTATTGATAACTCACTAAGTATTCGTAACGGACTGATCTCTTTGTTAGGCTGGAGCGCTTTCACCATCTTTCTCGGATTTCTAGATATAAAATCTAAAAATGCACGTTATGCTATTGTAGGACAACCAATCATTCTTATTAGAAAAGGAAAAATTATGGAAAATACTCTCCGCAAGGCGCGGCTAGATATAAATTCTTTAAACACTTTATTACGAAAGAAGAACGTATTTTCCACCTCTGATGTTGATTACGCAATTTTTGAAACAGATGGCACTCTCTCCGTAATAAAAAAGGAACCAAAGCAGACTTTGATTGAGAGCGGCATGAACACCCCAAAAACTAATACCGATTTTTTCCCTCTTCCTATGTCTGTGATTTCTGATGGCGAAATTGATAAAAAGAATTTAGAAAAGTTAAATCTTAACGAGGAGTGGTTAGATCAACAACTACAATCAGCTGGTATCAATTCTATTTCCGATGTCTTCTATGCTGAAGTTCAAAAAGATGGATCACTATATATTGATAACAAAAATGATGTATTTCATTAG
- a CDS encoding WG repeat-containing protein, with protein sequence MKGELFCKLSLSFLSVLVSSTLIACSNDESSIKTQEEKRKAQETESFTQAKLYLVKKDGRYGFINQKGQLMIPYLYKSAQNFSEGLAMVSKDGKHYGYIDTSGKVKIPLYLQNREGELPLYGGSNDQLDFNMGKVTYYDKKADSTGILTNKGQNLHSPKYNYDFIEEGYIFATDKKTNQQVVLDKNGKKVFTPKRGEVVRDIYKDYFAVTTVKEDDEQEEFEIVDLVDNHNKVIVDATEKKIIQWKYGNEGLIPYYTDDFFEGEGYVNDNEEIVIKARFDSASPFSEGMAVVGLTPEQAEDPYVRSGYINQTGEIVIPVIYDTATDFNEGVALVSKDNKYFFINKTGKKLFNQSFSDARNFQSGLALVKKGNKLQYINKKEK encoded by the coding sequence ATGAAGGGAGAACTTTTCTGCAAGCTGTCTCTGTCTTTTTTGAGTGTGTTAGTCTCTTCAACGCTTATCGCCTGCTCCAATGATGAATCTTCTATAAAAACTCAAGAGGAAAAACGTAAGGCACAAGAAACAGAGTCTTTTACACAAGCTAAGCTCTATCTTGTTAAAAAAGATGGAAGGTATGGCTTTATAAATCAGAAGGGACAATTGATGATTCCTTATCTGTATAAGTCAGCACAAAACTTTTCAGAAGGATTAGCGATGGTAAGCAAGGATGGAAAACATTATGGATATATAGATACAAGTGGTAAGGTGAAAATCCCTTTATACCTTCAAAACCGTGAAGGAGAGCTGCCATTATACGGCGGTTCAAATGATCAGCTGGATTTCAATATGGGAAAAGTCACCTATTATGATAAAAAGGCAGACAGCACGGGTATCTTAACTAACAAAGGACAAAATCTTCATTCTCCAAAATATAACTATGATTTTATAGAGGAAGGATATATATTTGCGACTGACAAGAAAACAAATCAACAAGTCGTCTTAGATAAAAACGGCAAAAAGGTGTTTACACCTAAGAGAGGCGAGGTCGTTAGGGATATTTATAAGGATTATTTTGCCGTTACCACTGTTAAAGAAGACGATGAACAGGAAGAATTTGAGATAGTCGATTTAGTAGATAACCATAATAAGGTTATCGTCGACGCTACAGAAAAAAAGATTATACAATGGAAATATGGGAACGAAGGACTGATTCCGTACTATACTGATGACTTTTTTGAAGGCGAGGGATATGTAAATGACAATGAAGAAATTGTCATCAAAGCCCGGTTTGACAGTGCCAGCCCATTTTCAGAAGGGATGGCGGTTGTTGGATTAACACCAGAACAAGCAGAAGATCCCTACGTTAGGAGCGGTTATATTAATCAGACTGGAGAAATAGTTATTCCCGTCATTTATGATACAGCTACAGATTTTAATGAGGGAGTAGCTTTAGTATCCAAAGACAACAAATATTTTTTCATTAATAAAACAGGAAAGAAACTATTCAATCAATCATTTAGCGATGCGCGTAATTTTCAAAGTGGGTTGGCTCTCGTGAAGAAGGGAAACAAGCTGCAATATATAAATAAAAAGGAAAAGTAG
- a CDS encoding ATP-binding protein, giving the protein MTHNDTVTIQNILDNHVDYRNLIPKHNGFVFKFIKKNNEFIHTFAEGDFLKKIEIPPSIIVGKTLHDFLPESHADEKQSYYEKAWNGSIINYEGNLNGFYYLTSLTPVIINSRVIEVNGTAIEITEHRKNTLKIQELEKLSLIGELAAGVAHEIRNPLTCVTGFAQMIKELSSDKTIDSYMDIVLRELNRINAIVNEFIFIAKPKENMKTREVDIKALVSHVVEFMKPQATLKGIHLIKSIHFDQTFTIQCDPNQITQVLMNLIQNAIEATTDPATQEIVISLKNMHDESVSIEIIDKGSGISQERQKRLFEPFYTTKEKGTGLGLMMCRRIIENHSGTIEIHSQLGEGTTVIINLPKAFNHHPIQG; this is encoded by the coding sequence ATGACTCATAATGACACTGTAACTATTCAGAACATTCTTGATAATCATGTCGATTATCGAAATCTTATTCCGAAGCATAATGGATTTGTATTTAAATTTATAAAGAAAAACAATGAGTTTATCCATACATTTGCAGAAGGTGACTTTCTAAAAAAAATAGAGATTCCCCCCTCGATAATTGTTGGTAAAACCTTGCATGACTTCTTACCTGAAAGTCATGCAGATGAGAAACAATCTTATTATGAAAAAGCTTGGAATGGCAGCATTATTAATTATGAAGGAAACCTCAATGGATTCTATTATCTTACTTCATTAACTCCAGTAATTATTAATTCACGAGTCATTGAAGTAAATGGGACAGCCATCGAGATTACAGAGCACCGAAAGAACACCCTCAAGATTCAAGAGCTAGAAAAGCTTTCGTTAATTGGTGAATTAGCAGCTGGGGTTGCCCATGAAATTCGAAATCCTTTAACGTGTGTAACCGGTTTTGCTCAAATGATTAAGGAACTTTCAAGTGATAAAACAATAGATAGTTATATGGACATTGTTCTTAGAGAATTAAATAGAATTAATGCCATTGTAAACGAATTCATCTTTATAGCTAAACCGAAAGAAAACATGAAGACTAGGGAAGTGGACATCAAGGCTTTGGTCTCTCATGTTGTAGAATTTATGAAGCCTCAAGCTACTTTAAAAGGTATACATCTTATTAAATCCATTCATTTCGATCAGACATTTACTATTCAATGCGATCCTAATCAGATAACACAGGTGTTAATGAACTTGATACAAAACGCGATTGAAGCCACTACTGACCCTGCCACGCAAGAAATAGTTATTTCCCTTAAGAATATGCACGATGAGAGTGTCTCAATAGAAATTATCGATAAAGGGAGCGGCATTTCGCAAGAGAGACAGAAAAGACTATTTGAGCCTTTCTACACAACAAAAGAAAAAGGGACAGGTTTAGGTCTTATGATGTGTAGACGAATTATAGAAAACCATAGCGGTACCATAGAAATTCATAGTCAACTCGGTGAAGGAACGACCGTCATAATCAATTTGCCTAAAGCTTTTAATCATCATCCAATACAGGGTTAG
- a CDS encoding FAD-dependent monooxygenase — protein sequence MRLEDGNAIEGDALIAADGIHSVVRKKSLSTINPRYSGYTCWRAVVKPPKEFVIPGEFTETWGSKGRFGMAPLTNNQIYWFACINAPFQSKDMSAFTTNELSHAFQDYHFPVPELIKWTGDEKLIWNDIIDLKPTNRFALDKILLIGDAAHATTPNIGQGAGQAIEDAIILSKILKYKKCREEAFLEFENLRLPKTKRLSIFHGALEK from the coding sequence GTGCGTCTAGAAGATGGAAATGCCATAGAAGGTGATGCACTTATAGCAGCGGATGGGATCCATTCCGTCGTACGGAAAAAATCCCTTTCAACCATAAATCCGCGTTATTCAGGTTATACTTGTTGGCGTGCTGTGGTGAAGCCTCCAAAAGAATTTGTCATACCCGGGGAATTTACCGAAACATGGGGGTCGAAAGGACGGTTCGGCATGGCCCCTCTGACAAATAATCAGATATACTGGTTTGCATGTATCAACGCACCTTTTCAAAGCAAAGACATGTCAGCTTTTACAACGAATGAATTGTCTCATGCCTTTCAAGATTATCATTTCCCTGTACCTGAGTTAATCAAATGGACAGGAGACGAAAAACTCATATGGAATGACATCATTGATCTCAAGCCTACCAATCGCTTTGCTTTGGATAAAATTCTGCTGATTGGTGATGCAGCTCACGCCACTACTCCTAATATTGGTCAAGGAGCAGGTCAAGCCATTGAAGATGCAATCATACTAAGCAAAATTTTAAAGTATAAGAAGTGTAGGGAAGAAGCATTTCTTGAATTTGAAAATTTAAGACTGCCAAAGACAAAAAGATTATCAATCTTTCATGGCGCATTGGAAAAGTAG